One region of Cytophagia bacterium CHB2 genomic DNA includes:
- a CDS encoding DinB family protein: MPLPVISRPAPGEYDPYYGKYIALVPEGDILAILQQQLAPTLALLRAITEMQSLTRYEAGKWSIKEVLGHLCDAERIMSYRALRIGRGDQTPIPGFEQDDYINGANFDARPWLDFIGEFEVIRAATLALFRGFETAATERLGTANNAAVSVRALAYIIAGHERHHMNIVRERYLPKLK; the protein is encoded by the coding sequence ATGCCTCTTCCCGTAATTTCGCGCCCGGCGCCGGGCGAATATGATCCCTATTATGGCAAATATATCGCGCTGGTGCCCGAGGGTGATATTCTTGCAATTTTACAGCAGCAACTCGCGCCGACGCTTGCGTTGCTGCGCGCCATTACGGAGATGCAATCGCTGACCCGCTACGAGGCGGGCAAATGGAGCATCAAAGAAGTACTCGGCCATCTCTGCGACGCCGAGCGCATCATGAGCTATCGCGCGTTGCGCATTGGCCGCGGCGACCAGACGCCGATCCCCGGCTTCGAGCAGGATGATTATATCAACGGTGCCAATTTCGATGCCCGCCCCTGGCTCGATTTCATCGGCGAGTTTGAAGTGATTCGCGCGGCAACGCTGGCATTGTTTCGCGGTTTTGAAACGGCGGCGACAGAACGGCTCGGCACAGCCAACAATGCCGCCGTGAGCGTGCGCGCGCTGGCATATATCATCGCGGGACACGAGCGGCATCACATGAACATCGTGCGCGAGCGGTATTTGCCGAAGCTGAAGTGA
- a CDS encoding M20/M25/M40 family metallo-hydrolase: MIATPAEWQPRWERFAARMPELPTSFGAASGSSGGGSAILLNTAAANAMQQIPDGVVIQISGSLAPPEIKHTWNVVGELAGSDPKRRHEAISLSAHMDHLGVRRPVAGDSIYNGADDDASGVIAVLELARVLSAGSAPKRTVYFVAYGSEEQGGLGSRYFIEHPPLPLENLVANLQFEMIGRPDPKVAAHTLWLTGFERSNLGPELAQRGARLVADPHPQENFFQRSDNYILAKRGIIAHTVSSYGLHEEYHQPNDDITRIDFAHMTAAINAMHKPVVWLANSNFKPAWVAGKNPAEE; encoded by the coding sequence ATGATTGCGACGCCGGCAGAGTGGCAGCCGCGCTGGGAAAGATTTGCCGCGAGAATGCCCGAACTGCCCACGAGCTTCGGCGCGGCCTCGGGTTCCAGCGGAGGCGGCAGCGCCATTTTGTTGAACACCGCCGCGGCAAATGCAATGCAACAAATTCCCGACGGCGTAGTCATTCAGATCAGCGGTTCGCTCGCTCCGCCCGAGATCAAGCACACCTGGAACGTGGTGGGCGAGCTGGCCGGCAGTGATCCCAAACGCCGCCACGAGGCCATCTCGCTTTCTGCGCATATGGATCATCTCGGCGTTCGCCGGCCGGTGGCAGGCGACAGCATTTACAACGGCGCCGATGACGATGCTTCCGGTGTGATTGCGGTGCTGGAGTTGGCGCGCGTCTTGAGCGCCGGGTCGGCGCCGAAGCGCACGGTTTACTTCGTAGCCTACGGCAGCGAAGAGCAGGGTGGTTTGGGCTCGCGTTATTTTATCGAACATCCGCCGTTGCCGCTGGAAAATCTCGTTGCTAATCTTCAATTTGAAATGATCGGTCGCCCGGATCCGAAAGTCGCCGCACACACGTTGTGGCTCACCGGCTTCGAGCGTTCCAATCTCGGCCCGGAATTGGCGCAGCGCGGCGCGCGCCTGGTGGCAGATCCGCATCCCCAGGAAAATTTTTTTCAGCGCTCGGATAATTACATCTTGGCAAAGCGCGGCATCATCGCGCATACGGTGTCGAGCTACGGCCTGCACGAAGAATATCATCAGCCGAATGACGACATCACCCGCATCGACTTTGCTCATATGACAGCCGCCATCAATGCGATGCACAAACCGGTCGTGTGGCTGGCCAATTCAAATTTCAAGCCGGCCTGGGTGGCAGGCAAGAACCCGGCGGAAGAGTAG